The following are from one region of the Nicotiana tabacum cultivar K326 chromosome 3, ASM71507v2, whole genome shotgun sequence genome:
- the LOC107813805 gene encoding sugar carrier protein C translates to MAGGGGIGPGNGKEYPGNLTLYVTVTCIVAAMGGLIFGYDIGISGGVTSMDSFLSRFFPSVFRKQKADDSTNQYCKFDSQTLTMFTSSLYLAALLSSLVASTVTRKLGRRLSMLSGGVLFCAGALINGFAQNVAMLIVGRILLGFGIGFANQSVPLYLSEMAPYKYRGALNIGFQLSITIGILVANVLNYFFAKIHWGWRLSLGGAMVPALIITIGSLFLPETPNSMIERGNHDKAKARLKRIRGIDDVDEEFNDLVVASEASRKIENPWRNLLQRKYRPHLTMAIMIPFFQQLTGINVIMFYAPVLFKTIGFGADASLMSAVITGGVNVLATVVSIYYVDKLGRRFLFLEGGVQMLICQIAVSICIAIKFGVNGTPGDLPKWYAIVVVIFICVYVAGFAWSWGPLGWLVPSEIFPLEIRSAAQSINVSVNMIFTFIVAQVFLTMLCHLKFGLFLFFAFFVVVMTVFIYFFLPETKNIPIEEMVIVWKEHWFWSKFMTEVDYPGTRNGTSVEMSKGGNGYKIV, encoded by the exons ATGGCTGGTGGTGGTGGTATTGGTCCCGGCAACGGGAAAGAATATCCCGGCAATTTAACTCTTTATGTTACTGTTACTTGCATTGTCGCTGCCATGGGTGGTCTCATTTTCGGTTACGATATTGGAATTTCCG GGGGTGTGACATCAATGGACTCATTCTTGAGTAGATTTTTCCCATCTGTATTCAGGAAACAAAAGGCAGATGATTCAACAAATCAATACTGCAAATTTGACAGCCAAACATTGACGATGTTCACATCGTCATTGTACTTGGCTGCTCTTTTGTCGTCTCTGGTGGCATCTACTGTCACCAGAAAACTTGGACGGAGACTTTCTATGCTCTCTGGAGGTGTCCTCTTCTGTGCTGGAGCTTTGATCAATGGCTTTGCTCAGAATGTTGCTATGCTCATTGTTGGTCGTATTTTACTAGGTTTTGGTATTGGATTCGCCAATCAG TCTGTTCCACTATACCTATCTGAAATGGCTCCATACAAATACAGAGGAGCACTCAACATAGGTTTTCAATTGTCCATTACAATTGGTATACTTGTAGCAAATGTGTTGAACTATTTCTTTGCCAAGATTCATTGGGGATGGAGATTGAGCTTAGGAGGTGCTATGGTACCTGCATTGATCATCACAATAGGCTCACTTTTCCTTCCTGAGACACCAAATTCCATGATCGAACGTGGCAATCACGACAAAGCCAAAGCTAGGCTCAAGAGAATCAGAGGCATTGATGATGTAGACGAAGAGTTTAATGATTTAGTCGTGGCGAGTGAGGCATCTAGGAAAATTGAGAACCCCTGGAGAAATTTGTTGCAAAGGAAATATAGGCCACATCTCACAATGGCAATTATGATCCCATTTTTCCAGCAACTTACTGGAATTAATGTGATTATGTTCTATGCACCAGTGTTGTTTAAGACTATTGGTTTTGGTGCTGATGCTTCCCTTATGTCTGCTGTTATTACTGGTGGAGTCAATGTTCTTGCAACTGTTGTTTCTATTTACTATGTTGATAAATTGGGACGAAGATTCTTGTTCCTTGAAGGTGGCGTTCAAATGCTCATTTGCCAA ATAGCAGTGTCAATTTGCATAGCTATAAAGTTTGGAGTGAATGGAACTCCAGGGGATTTACCAAAGTGGTACGCGATAGTAGTGGTGATATTCATCTGTGTTTATGTAGCTGGATTTGCTTGGTCATGGGGACCTCTAGGATGGTTGGTACCTAGTGAAATTTTCCCACTCGAAATTCGATCAGCTGCTCAAAGTATCAATGTTTCAGTGAACATGATCTTCACATTTATAGTGGCGCAAGTATTCTTGACAATGTTGTGTCACTTGAAATTTGGATTGTTCCTCTTCTTTGCATTCTTTGTAGTGGTTATGACTGTGTTCATTTACTTCTTCTTGCCTGAGACAAAGAATATACCAATTGAAGAGATGGTGATTGTGTGGAAAGAGCATTGGTTCTGGTCTAAGTTTATGACTGAAGTGGACTATCCTGGAACTAGGAATGGAACAAGTGTTGAAATGTCAAAAGGGGGTAATGGCTACAAAATAGTATGA